One genomic region from Antedon mediterranea chromosome 3, ecAntMedi1.1, whole genome shotgun sequence encodes:
- the LOC140045373 gene encoding protein-tyrosine sulfotransferase 1-like produces MRMARHSKMRTLLTVALTAVVTIMITQNMCDVPDGKGKMVPKESVKTIEDSDNKVYEYHKDMPLIFIGGMPRSGTTLMRAMLDAHPDIRCGEETRLVPRLLGMRVQWKKSKKEQTRLLEAGLTDTVIDDALRAFILEIIAKHGDPAPRLCNKDPFTLKSMVYLRTLFPNAQYVFMIRDGRATVNSIISRKVTISGFDITSWRDCLKKWNSAVEAMHNQCMSVGSRYCLPVYYEQLVLHPEEWMKKILKFLNTDFDESVLHHEKQVGKPGGISLSKKERSTDQVIKPVNLDALTSWVGKVPHDVLKDMASIAPMLYTLGYDPHANPPNYGNPDQFVLENTKEIHRNAQKYKEKLKEVIGDEPQEPDDAPKKRKDKPLPQRMPNRPQMRGRPDIRRPPPRRGNLPIARNKFE; encoded by the exons ATGCGAATGGCGCGTCACAGTAAAATGAGGACGTTGTTGACAGTGGCGCTGACTGCGGTAGTGACTATTATGATAACGCAGAATATGTGCGACGTTCCCGACGGTAAAGGGAAGATGGTTCCTAAGGAATCGGTGAAAACTATAGAGGATAGCGATAATAAAGTTTATGAATATCACAAGGACATGCCGCTGATTTTTATCGGTGGAATGCCACGTAGTGGAACCACGTTAATGCGTGCAATGTTGGATGCTCATCCTGATATACGTTGCGGAGAGGAGACGCGTCTTGTTCCTAGGTTACTCGGCATGCGTGTTCAATGGAAGAAATCAAAGAAAGAACAAACAAGACTTTTAGAAGCCGGTTTAACCGATACCGTCATTGATGATGCGTTGAGGGCGTTTATTTTAGAAATTATTGCAAAACATGGCGATCCTGCTCCGAGACTTTGCAATAAAGATCCTTTTACGCTTAAATCTATGGTATATCTTAGAACGCTGTTTCCAAACGCTCAGTACGTTTTTATGATACGCGATGGCCGAGCTACTGTTAATTCCATAATATCACGCAAAGTGACGATATCCGGTTTTGATATAACGAGTTGGCGTGATTGCCTTAAGAAGTGGAACTCGGCCGTCGAAGCCATGCACAACCAGTGTATGAGTGTAGGCTCACGTTATTGTTTACCTGTCTACTATGAACAGTTAGTATTACATCCAGAAGAATGGATGAAAAAGATTTTAAAGTTTTTGAATACTGATTTTGATGAATCGGTTTTGCACCATGAAAAACAAGTTGGGAAACCTGGTGGAATTAGCTTGTCAAA AAAAGAACGATCAACAGATCAAGTTATAAAACCTGTAAATCTCGATGCACTAACGTCATGGGTTGGAAAAGTTCCGCATGACGTGCTTAAGGACATGGCTAGTATAGCACCCATGTTGTACACCCTAGGATACGACCCACATGCCAACCCACCAAATTACGGTAACCCCGATCAATTTGTACTAgaaaacacaaaagaaataCATAGAAACGcacaaaaatacaaagaaaagtTAAAGGAAGTGATTGGGGATGAACCGCAAGAACCGGATGACGCCCCAAAAAAACGGAAAGACAAACCACTACCACAGCGAATGCCAAATAGACCGCAAATGAGAGGGCGTCCTGATATAAGACGGCCCCCACCTCGTAGAGGAAACCTTCCCATtgcaagaaataaatttgaataa